The following nucleotide sequence is from Pagrus major chromosome 13, Pma_NU_1.0.
actgttgtatggtcatgtaatgttgctttgtgggacatttatctatattttgttgagtgaaggatctgtacagttatccgacagtgaacaccatcagattgaCACACCCCCGCTCCGCGCCGAaggcttatccattcacactggttcggtttgccaatactgcgcctctgatactacctctggaggcgcatcagaggcgcagcaaAATTTCACCCCTTgctgcatctgaaactttcacacagaggcagatgcggagaattggcgcaggatcgGACAGGACCAGGGGCACAAAGGCTACTGTGGCTGTacgatgatttttttttcacagggcATCAAGGCCAAAGTGTGGGGCAACAGCGGCCATGGCCACTCCTAATGTAGCCTTCTCTGATTTTGCATTAAACATAGATCAAGTCAGTGCTTCAAACTGTTACACAATACCATTAATGATCAACAGATAatcgattgttaaggcagccaACTATCAACTCAAaaaattgcttaaaatttgcatttaTAGTCTGGagcaggggtcagcaacctttacgatcaaaagagccatttttgcccCCGTCCATCgccaaaaaaatatgtctggagccacaaaacatatttgtgtcttataatgaaggtaacacagcctagaaagtctaaattagcctatcaagattattaatcaGCCTCAATGAGCGTTCATTTATAATTCCACatgatgtggcaactctgcagggggctacttatgcttacagtataaggtacttgaactttgcatttccatttcaatgatgccatgttttggtgcatttgtGAAATAGAAGAACTaacctacaataaatagaaatagagtagcaatacagaactatatatgcagacctacttaagtcctccctgtgtttgtgaaaatgtacaaaataaaaagtagcctcttttgataataaataaaacacatagtggcaggcagtaaaagtaaaaaaaggacagtttaaatttattttagtccatttcagtgtgagttaatccttcttttttatccttggccacatacagcaatcaaccctcgggcttaaacattaaacacaatgtgttaactcaggatcatttaattaatcacaacttgatagaacagatacaattctgtgtgtaggctacGCATTTTTAGTTTAGGAGAATGCAAGAATCACTGTCGGCCTAAAGCAGTGATgataaaatatgtgtgtatatatatataaatatatatatatatatatatatatatatatatatatatatatacatatatatttatatatattattcattcAGAGTAGAGGCTGACATTTGTTTGGGAATCCCACAGGTCGCGGGATTCTCGCGGGAATCCTGCGGGATGGGAGTCAACCTTACTATTAATCACGCGATTGGGACGGTACAGGATAAAAAAGTTAACAGGAGCAGGAACCAAGCAataggacaacaacaacaaaaaaacataggACAGGCATGCCGCcactttgtagttttctttCCATAAGCCTATACTGTTACGCAAGTCAAAAGAACTACACGGCCCAGAAGCCAACAGTGCCTCCTGGccggtacacgtcatgatgatgacgtatgtggTTTTTTTCAAGATGTTTCCCCGGTGTCCCCCTGTTAAcctaaacatgtacccgctgactgtttataatcatatggatgctgttataatgtgttgtgattgagatcctgacccaccaaacatcctggaaagtgacaaagttacgtttttctataatttacataattacataatcgccatcagtaaactggatgctgtctgactatttcactctcggggttcactaagttcactaagtcttggtcgggagggctcaccgtcaccatgacaacagtaactgaccgtcgcgcgacaaacacatggtgagttaaagttttttgccagggacagacgctgtttttcgggcagaaatgtgacgaagagtcggtcggaccgacaggctgacagacgcttctccacgaataactgtggtatttttttcctcacataagttgccaaagacacgaccagttactacgttcctgttgtttggtcctgtaacattgctttgtgggacatttatttttattttgttgagtgacgCATCTGTaaagttatcagacaccaacaccatcagatcgacacgccctcgctccgcgccgccggctcggtTCCCCTCtgatacctccggaggcgcagcgaaatttcacccctcaccacatctgaaactttcacacaaaggcggtTGCGGAGAATTGGCGCGGTATCCCCacatgcaaacggcagtgtgaatggggccagtgacaagagggttctagtgagagacacgaggaaaacaaacaagcatgcaaatggaaattatcgaggtcggcaaaattatcgagctcattttaatttatcttatgattaattgatttattgattatcgtgacaggcctaccCCAAACACTCAAAACTGAGAACAAGAGAAGAAGTATATCTGAGAGTATATTTCTCATAATTACTTCATGTTGGGAGGGTGCTCCTGCATCATGGATATGCTGACGTGGATCAGGGTATTGAGGGGGTGGTGGTAGAAAGAGTGCGTCACCTATGAATAATAAGTTTACAATGCTGacatgttattatattataagaAGTGAGGACAGACCTCATGATCAATATGTGAGGGCAGGCAAACCCTGCAGTCCAGATCTGCTCACATATACATAAGCCAGGCCTCTTTGCTGCTAGAAAGTAAGTGGATGAATTAAGGTTTTGCATCAGTGGCATTCTCTGCTCTAAAGATAAAATatcttcactgttttctgaatACAGACTAGACaaggtttatttttgtttttgctgttcgATTACATCAAGAGTTTAACAATTATATATGTCTACAGTGTTTCTTTAAGATGTCAAGTGCAACTCAATCTCAGATCAACATCACTGTTGGATGGGGGTTACTGGAGAGAGTGATGATGTCCACTGTGTTCACGATGCCATGTTatgtgtttcttttcattaatgGCACCATGTTATTCACCTTGAGGAGTAAATCTGTGTTTCGTGAGACCTCCCGTTACATTCTTCTGTATAACCTCCTTTTTGCAGACACTGTACTGCTGGTACAAGGCCAGTTAATGTACATACTGGCTGCTTTTAAAGTAACACTGACATATCCTGTGTGTGGTGTTCTCATCATGCTCGCCAATCTCAACACTGTGATCTCTCCTCTCACACTGTTGGTGATGTCTCTGGAGAgatgtgtagctgtgtgttacCCACTGAAACATGCTACCATCGTCAccatcagaaacacagaggtTGCTATTATTGTGGTTTGGACCTCCAGTGCATTAAATATTTTCACTAAAGTTATTTTGCTATTAAATTTCAGATTTGAAGAACTGCAGAGCCTGCAGATGAAACGCTTCTGTGGCAAAGAAAGCATGTTGCTTAATCAAATGTCTGAACTTTATGACAAATGCTTTACTTATTGTCTGTTTCTATCAACCGGTGTGACAGTTAGTTGCTCCTATATGGGTGTGATTTTAGTAGCCAGGTCAGCCTCCACAGATAAAGCTTCAAAGGCTcgtaacacactgctgctgcatctgGTGCAGCTGGGCCTCAGTCTCTGCTCAACTGTATACAGCCCAATTATCATAGCTATCTCAAAGGTCCTAGACAGGACAATACTTATGCACCTCCCGAGTGTGTTTTATGTGGGTCTTATCATCTTTCCAAGATGTCTGAGTTCTCTCATCTATGGTGTTAGAGACCAGACCATCAGACCTGTCCTCTTGTACAATCTCTGCTTTCAGAGGAAATGCTCACTTTGTCTCAGTCGTCCTGACAAATACTAAAATCAGCAAGCAATTAATCGAGTTGATTTCTTACCAATCTCCACAGAAAATAGCCACTTCACCCATAGTTGTTTACTCATACCTAATCAAACATTAAGTTGAATCAGTGCAGTAGTTTCAGTGGATTGAAAAAGCACAGCAGCACTCCTtagcaaagttttttttaaaatcccagCAGTAACCCAGCAAAAGAAGGAGCACAAAAAGGAGACTTTAACCACAATAATGTTAATTGTGCAAATAAAGGTATTAACTGAATCCACAACAACTTTGCATTAAGATGTTTATGTTACACAGGAGCAGCTATGGTAAAACATATTAGCACAGTTGGCTAAAATGCTGCAAACACTTTAATTTCATGTACTGTTAAGTATGtctgttaaaagaaaaacacacctGATACACATATGGATGCAACAATTTTCAAAAATCTACAATGAGATCAAAGAAACAGAAGTGTGACACAACATTGGCCAGCATGCCTCAGCAAGCCTTTCATGATTGTGAGGTGGTTCTTACAAAtgccatgaaaaaaacaatgaaacctTCTACATGTCTAAAGAGgacacactgaaacagaaacttgATTTCTTCATATACAAGGGGATGAGAAACTTAGAAAACTATCAATGAGAGGTAATGCATCGTGTAAATGTCATTTCATTCGTTAGAAATGCAAGACTCAATAGTTTATATGACTGAAGAAGACAATACCAAAATCAATAAATCCCTGTGATTCTCTATCATTCCgaatgaaaacatttccacCACACGGAGGCATTTATTTGAGGATTGTTTCTGAAATACTTGCAAGTGAGACAGTCTTTGTAAGAAACCTGGAATTTGAGGTTGGAAATGTTAGAAGTATGATGCCATCCACTTCGTTATCACTGTAAACTACAACCtcataataaatataaagtatgGTTGACATGATGTCTCTCTGATAATGTCAGTCAGAATTGAGCAATAATTGACAGGTGTACCAAATAAAGTGGCACATGTGAATGTATTTCTTAGttactgaaaacatttaaataaaaaacaaattaactcTTACTCCAAAGCATGTTTGTAACTTCTGCACACTTGCAACACCATTGTATAAATCTGCAGACCATAAGGTTCAAATGCAAAATGTGTTACATATTTACAAATGTGTAACTTTATTGCAAACTATTTACAAACATCTACATGAACtcatttaacaaacacaaaggtCCACAATTAAAGAATATGTTGAAATTCTTTTTCAAGCACAGTAGCACCAATTAAAAACACTAGAATAAATGACTTGTACAGACTTGTAAAATAATGAACTACACTAATGAAACTATGTGAGCTATTTAAAAGACTGTGGACACAAAAGAAGATAAACTCAAGTCTTTTCCTGTACCAGCAAGTTGTCTCAATCACCTCACACAACTCACAGTGCATTCACAACGTTTGTGATTATATGAGAAACCAAAGAAACCATAGATATTATTTGATGTTCCTTTTAAAAGTATTCTCATGTTAAGGTATCTGTAGTCTTGCCTGTTTTTCAACAATcagaaaagatttgtttttcaacaaaagatgcacaaaaCACAGCGATTGAGACGAACCCATTACATTCAATGGATTTTCTGGAATCCCATGAAAGGATGCACAAAGGATAATTCTGTTTAATTTCATCCTTGGGTCTTACTTTGCTGACTTTGGCCATCATTTCTGGTAGCTGACAAAGTATTTGCTGAGACATGACAGTGCTGCGACATTGCTACAATGTAGTCCAACGTGTCAAGAAGAACAAGCAGCCAGACAAGCAGACGGATTGTAAAGAAGCCAACGTTTGATCACGGTTATCTAAACCATACTTgcttatcaaaaaaaaaatcaaaataaagtacaaaataatggcatgagaaaatgtatttaatcaaaTACCAGCAatttctaatttaaaaaatacaaaaggatATTGTAAAGTCACAGATTGGAGCTCCACAactaaaatgaagtcattatttcctgttttttagtTTATCTCGAAGTAATTTGGcatttactttatctgttcttctTACTCCTAATGTAGCCTTCTCTGATTTTGCATTAAACATAAATCAAGTCAGTGCTTCAAACTGTTACATAATACCATTAATGATCAACAGATAatcgattgttaaggcagccgaCTACCAATTCAAaaaattgcttaaaatttgcattcATAGTCTGGAGTCTAGAGACGTTTTTGAGGACGTAGAGAGCAAATCTCAGTtcatccagttgaaaaccttcACATCCCAAccatctcccctctcctctggtGTTTCCCAAGGCTCTGTACTTGGCCCCATCCTGTTCATCATCTATCTTCTCCCCTTTGGACAGATCTTCCGTAAATTCAGCATCCACTTCCACTGTTATGGGGACGACACACAGCGCTACCTTTCTTCCAAACCCACCTCCACCTTCccgccctcctccctctgtgacTGTTTACAAGAAATCAAAACCTGGTTCTCTTCAAATTTCCTGAAACTCAACAGTGATAAAACCGAGATTCTCCTCATTGGTTCCAAATCCACTCTCACTAACACTCCAAGTTTCACCGTCCCCATCGATAACTCCTCTGTTTGCCCCTCCCAACAGGTTAAGAGTCTGGGTGTTGTCCTTGACAGTACTCTCTCATTCCAAACCCACATCAATAACATTACCCGGTCAGCCTATTACCATCTACGCAACATCAACCGCCTCCGTCCATCCCTTACTCCCAACTCCACTGCCATCCTGGTCCACACTCTCGTCACATCCCGCCTGGACTATTGCAACTC
It contains:
- the LOC141006719 gene encoding odorant receptor 131-2-like, which gives rise to MSSATQSQINITVGWGLLERVMMSTVFTMPCYVFLFINGTMLFTLRSKSVFRETSRYILLYNLLFADTVLLVQGQLMYILAAFKVTLTYPVCGVLIMLANLNTVISPLTLLVMSLERCVAVCYPLKHATIVTIRNTEVAIIVVWTSSALNIFTKVILLLNFRFEELQSLQMKRFCGKESMLLNQMSELYDKCFTYCLFLSTGVTVSCSYMGVILVARSASTDKASKARNTLLLHLVQLGLSLCSTVYSPIIIAISKVLDRTILMHLPSVFYVGLIIFPRCLSSLIYGVRDQTIRPVLLYNLCFQRKCSLCLSRPDKY